From Salvia splendens isolate huo1 chromosome 3, SspV2, whole genome shotgun sequence, a single genomic window includes:
- the LOC121794246 gene encoding uncharacterized protein LOC121794246 has product MGVWALPKAIAIKSQDFKDRGHIYRRDNNGAIALGEADVFSTKARIEVEHAKTDSKYVNLRFSYTNRYMHRTSDGSWAMAAVSTKPQEDLSDPFCTLFEPIKVDGDIFYLIHAQSGGRLVIDSASFLFFVEFDLTSTTRGYLSAVDFDSLVRLPVRGNLAFIGDNGKYLKAFTWFNNYFQLSSDIPNDTLSRHQVSEVADGHVRLTSIHWSVLWSLATSGWIFGNTTDLSNPNTLFWPIKINANTIALRAADGKFCQRRVTSNLANGSIGTEDTSLTKEAELQVEELVTKSLVNNVRYQSEYGRVFNETPHTGWSSTVVNSQDVDVTFSLSFTYQDTKEYTFARSYTLETGVPTVFDAALPFVGPNGSIDEAAAKINAELQWNAVNSMTRTVTGKGSVTVPAKSSVVISYVGKRGSCNVPFKYTQVDSVYNAPIGSPPVDVESEGIDGLYTATNLYGFELVIETIQAI; this is encoded by the exons ATGGGAGTTTGGGCGCTTCCAAAGGCGATCGCGATCAAGTCACAGGACTTCAAAGACAGAGGCCACATTTACCGCAGGGACAACAATGGCGCCATAGCCCTCGGAGAAGCGGACGTTTTCAGCACGAAGGCTCGTATCGAAGTAGAACATGCCAAGACGGACAGCAAGTACGTTAACCTCCGATTCTCGTACACCAACCGGTACATGCACCGCACATCCGACGGGAGCTGGGCCATGGCGGCCGTCTCCACCAAACCCCAGGAAGACTTGTCTGACCCTTTCTGCACATTGTTTGAGCCAATTAAGGTTGACGGCGACATCTTCTACTTAATTCACGCTCAGAGTGGAGGCCGCCTCGTGATAGACAGTGCAAGCTTCCTCTTCTTCGTCGAGTTCGACTTGACCAGCACCACTCGAGGCTATCTCTCTGCAGTCGATTTTGATTCACTAGTCCGCCTTCCCGTCCGCGGCAACCTCGCCTTCATCGGAGATAACGGGAAATACCTCAAGGCCTTCACTTGGTTCAACAACTACTTCCAGCTCTCGTCCGACATCCCCAACGACACCCTTTCGCGCCACCAGGTATCGGAGGTGGCCGACGGCCATGTCCGTCTGACATCTATCCACTGGAGCGTGCTGTGGAGTCTCGCCACCTCCGGCTGGATATTCGGCAACACCACGGATTTATCCAACCCCAACACTCTCTTCTGGCCTATCAAAATCAATGCAAACACCATCGCCCTTCGTGCAGCCGACGGCAAATTCTGCCAGCGTCGCGTCACCAGCAACCTCGCTAATGGAAGCATCGGAACCGAGGACACCTCTCTGACGAAAGAAGCCGAGTTGCAG GTGGAGGAATTGGTGACGAAGAGTTTGGTGAATAACGTCAGATACCAGAGCGAGTACGGGCGCGTATTCAACGAGACACCTCACACGGGATGGTCGTCCACGGTGGTCAACAGCCAGGACGTGGATGTAACCTTTTCGCTCTCGTTCACGTATCAGGACACGAAGGAATACACCTTCGCCCGCAGCTATACGCTGGAAACAGGGGTGCCCACGGTGTTCGACGCGGCGCTTCCCTTCGTCGGCCCAAACGGCTCCATCGATGAGGCGGCTGCTAAGATAAATGCGGAGCTGCAGTGGAACGCTGTGAACTCAATGACCAGGACAGTTACAGGTAAGGGTTCGGTTACGGTGCCGGCGAAGAGCAGTGTTGTGATTAGCTATGTCGGAAAAAGAGGAAGCTGCAATGTTCCCTTCAAGTATACTCAGGTGGACAGTGTGTACAACGCCCCAATTGGATCACCACCGGTTGATGTTGAATCTGAAGGAATTGATGGTCTTTACACTGCCACCAATTTATATGGTTTCGAATTGGTGATCGAGACAATTCAAGCTATCTGA
- the LOC121794244 gene encoding uncharacterized protein LOC121794244, with translation MATWALPKVVVIKFKNPYITSNLYRRDNGAVASGAHGIYGTSSRIEVEKAKSNDKYVNLRFLFTNRYMHRTSDASWAIAAVSPTPQEDLSDPLCTLFEPIKVDNADDDANANVFYLIHAQSGGRLVIDDEIFVLRVEFNLSSTTQGYLRAVDFDSLVRLHKRRNLAFKGDNGKYLKAFTWGNKNYLQFSSDIPNDSLSRHEASVMLDGIVQLTSIHLRSHWNLSDDGWIFGNANPITSLHDPNTHFWPIKINANTIALRAADGKFCRRRVTNNLANGSIGTEQSSPTKEAELQVEELVTKSLVNNVRYEIEYGRVFDETPHTGWSSTVVNSQDVDVTSSLSFTYQDTKEYTFAHDFTLETGVPTFFDAALPFVGKDGSIDEAAAKINAQLQWNAVNSTTRTVTGNGSIVVPAKSSAVVSYVGKRGTYNVPFKYTQVDTVDQPLPVGSPPVDVESEGIDGLYTATNLYGFKLVMDSIQAI, from the exons ATGGCTACCTGGGCGCTTCCAAAGGTGGTTGTGATCAAGTTCAAGAATCCATATATCACAAGCAATCTTTACCGCAGGGACAACGGCGCGGTAGCTTCAGGAGCACATGGCATTTACGGCACAAGTTCTCGGATCGAAGTTGAGAAAGCAAAGAGCAATGACAAGTATGTTAACCTCCGATTCTTATTCACCAACAGGTACATGCACCGGACATCGGACGCGAGCTGGGCCATCGCTGCCGTCTCCCCCACGCCCCAGGAGGACTTGTCCGACCCTTTGTGCACATTGTTTGAGCCTATTAAGGTTGACAATGCCGATGACGATGCCAATGCCAATGTGTTCTACTTGATTCACGCTCAGAGCGGAGGCCGCCTCGTGATAGACGATGAAATCTTCGTCTTACGCGTCGAGTTCAACTTAAGCAGCACCACTCAAGGCTATCTCCGTGCCGTCGATTTCGATTCATTAGTCCGCCTTCACAAACGCCGCAATCTTGCCTTCAAAGGAGATAATGGCAAGTACCTCAAAGCCTTCACTTGGGGCAACAAAAACTACTTACAGTTCTCGTCAGATATACCGAACGACAGCCTTTCGCGCCACGAGGCGTCGGTGATGCTCGACGGCATTGTCCAGCTGACCTCCATCCACTTGAGATCGCATTGGAACCTCTCCGACGACGGCTGGATATTCGGCAACGCCAACCCTATAACCAGTTTGCACGACCCCAACACTCACTTCTGGCCTATCAAAATCAACGCAAACACCATCGCGCTTCGTGCAGCCGACGGAAAATTCTGCCGGCGTCGCGTCACCAACAACCTCGCTAATGGAAGCATCGGCACGGAGCAGTCCTCTCCCACCAAAGAAGCCGAGTTGCAG gTGGAGGAACTGGTGACGAAGAGTTTGGTAAATAACGTCAGATACGAGATCGAGTACGGGCGCGTATTTGACGAGACACCTCACACGGGATGGTCGTCCACGGTGGTCAACAGCCAGGACGTGGATGTAACCTCTTCACTCTCGTTCACGTATCAGGACACGAAGGAATACACCTTCGCCCATGACTTCACGCTGGAAACGGGGGTGCCCACGTTCTTCGACGCGGCGCTGCCCTTCGTCGGCAAAGATGGCTCCATTGATGAGGCAGCTGCTAAGATAAATGCGCAGCTGCAGTGGAACGCTGTGAACTCAACCACCAGGACGGTTACTGGTAACGGTTCGATTGTGGTGCCGGCGAAGAGCAGTGCTGTGGTTAGCTATGTCGGAAAAAGAGGTACATATAATGTTCCCTTCAAGTATACTCAGGTGGACACTGTCGACCAACCCCTCCCAGTTGGATCACCGCCGGTTGATGTTGAATCTGAAGGAATTGATGGTCTTTACACTGCCACCAATTTATATGGTTTCAAATTGGTGATGGACTCAATTCAAGCAATCTGA
- the LOC121794251 gene encoding GDSL esterase/lipase APG-like, translated as MGAFLVYTLAIAALCSHANSQLVPAIITFGDSTVDVGNNDYIHTIFKADHPPYGQDFSNREPTGRFCNGKLATDITAENLGFTNYAPAYLSPQASGKNLLLGANFASAGSGYDDNTAELSHVIPLSQQLQYFKEYQSKLASVAGSKNASSITKEALYLIGAGNSDFLQNYYVNPFLNKHYTVDQYSSILINIFSNFVTSLYGLGARKIGATSLAPTGCLPLARTIFGQHEKGCVSSFNTDAQQFNKKINAAASQLKKQLPGLRLVIFDIYKPIYDLVANPKKYGFVEATRGCCGTGTVETTFVLCNQKSGTCSNSSEFVFWDSVHPSQAANQVLADSLIIQGISLVA; from the exons atgggaGCTTTTTTAGTATACACATTAGCAATTGCTGCATTGTGCAGCCATGCAAACTCTCAGCTAGTTCCGGCTATCATCACGTTCGGAGATTCGACGGTCGATGTCGGAAATAACGACTACATTCACACCATATTCAAGGCCGACCACCCTCCCTACGGCCAGGATTTCTCCAATCGGGAACCTACCGGAAGATTCTGCAACGGCAAATTAGCCACCGATATCACAG CTGAGAATCTCGGATTCACAAACTACGCGCCGGCGTACCTGAGCCCACAGGCGTCCGGGAAGAATCTTCTCCTCGGAGCCAACTTCGCCTCCGCGGGCTCCGGATACGACGACAACACAGCCGAACTAAGT CACGTGATTCCACTGTCACAGCAGCTGCAGTATTTCAAGGAGTACCAAAGCAAGCTAGCAAGCGTTGCCGGTAGCAAAAACGCGTCTTCGATCACCAAAGAAGCGTTATACCTCATCGGCGCCGGCAACAGCGACTTCTTGCAAAACTACTACGTCAACCCTTTCCTCAACAAACACTACACCGTTGATCAGTACTCCTCCATTCTCATCAACATCTTCTCCAATTTTGTCACG AGCTTGTATGGACTTGGAGCAAGAAAAATCGGAGCTACTTCACTAGCACCAACAGGCTGCCTCCCTCTAGCAAGAACCATATTCGGGCAGCACGAAAAGGGCTGCGTATCGAGCTTCAACACCGATGCTCAGCAGTTCAACAAGAAGATCAATGCAGCTGCTTCCCAGCTCAAGAAGCAGCTACCCGGCTTGAGGCTCGTCATCTTTGACATCTACAAGCCCATCTACGACCTTGTCGCCAATCCGAAGAAATATG GCTTCGTGGAGGCGACAAGAGGCTGCTGTGGGACGGGGACTGTGGAGACGACGTTTGTTCTGTGCAATCAGAAGTCGGGAACTTGCAGCAACTCCTCGGAGTTTGTGTTTTGGGATAGTGTTCATCCCTCTCAAGCTGCAAACCAAGTCCTTGCTGATAGTCTCATCATTCAAGGAATCTCTCTTGTTGCTTGA
- the LOC121794250 gene encoding polyadenylate-binding protein 4-like, with the protein MAANETTLRTSLYVGDLHPDVVEKDLTDKFSRVAPLLSVHLCRHKPSGRSLCYAYVNFWLPCHAFNALKCLNHTLLKGKPIRVMWNERDPVARNNNNGNLFVKNLDKSITSLLLEEVFSKYGSVVSCKVASENGISKGFGFVQFESEESAVAARAALHDSSLAGKKLYVSKFLRQSERNGAEGCFKSLYVKNIDEDITEDALKAKFSDYGKVVNGVIMKDEKGKSKGFGFINFDSHEGAKRAMVFLNGEKLGSKNIVVARAMKNFELRKNFRQMSGSNSTDHSRESMASPVSVINLNRHVRVKDLIRDCGAVNSAGRQLEGQEASKLHKPFKPVLDYTYFKCPALFKQPSTPLPSTVYQYFTSSHCKGAFPSTIASVNGCVQEGYVEMLNAPKLISPMKISGNGDGKEHFANKSLNFPQAVAAVNGSWCEGHLEVPKATKLSSPVKLGSNGKGKDLSSSSSLQKPGSPSPKVSTTMEANAQ; encoded by the exons ATGGCGGCGAATGAAACGACGCTAAGAACCTCACTCTACGTAGGCGATCTACACCCCGATGTTGTCGAGAAAGATCTCACTGACAAATTCTCACGCGTCGCTCCGCTGCTTTCCGTCCATCTCTGCCGCCACAAGCCCTCCGGCAGATCCCTCTGCTACGCTTACGTCAATTTCTGGCTTCCTTGCCACG CTTTCAATGCTCTGAAATGCCTGAATCACACACTGTTGAAGGGTAAACCGATTAGGGTTATGTGGAATGAGAGAGACCCGGTTGCGAGAAACAACAACAATGGGAACCTCTTTGTCAAGAATCTTGACAAATCGATCACCAGTCTCTTACTGGAAGAAGTTTTCTCCAAATATGGTTCTGTGGTTTCTTGCAAAGTTGCTAGTGAAAATGGAATCAGTAAGGGTTTCGGGTTCGTTCAGTTTGAGTCAGAGGAATCGGCTGTAGCAGCTCGTGCTGCTCTTCATGATTCTTCTCTTGCTGGCAAGAAGCT ATATGTATCCAAATTTCTCAGACAGAGTGAGAGGAATGGCGCAGAGGGATGTTTCAAAAGCCTGTATGTGAAGAATATCGATGAAGATATCACTGAAGATGCCCTCAAAGCTAAATTCTCAGATTATGGGAAGGTCGTGAATGGTGTCATAATGAAGGATGAGAAGGGGAAATCAAAAGGATTTGGTTTTATCAACTTTGATTCGCATGAAGGGGCTAAAAGAGCCATGGTGTTTCTCAATGGAGAAAAGCTAG GATCGAAGAATATCGTCGTTGCTAGAGCTATGAAGAATTTTGAACTTAGAAAGAATTTTAGACAAATGTCTGGATCTAACTCTACCGATCACAGTAGAGAGTCAATGGCTTCACCTGTATCTGTCATCAATCTCAATAGGCATGTTCGTGTAAAAGATTTGATCCGTGATTGTGGAGCAGTAAACTCAG CTGGACGTCAACTGGAAGGGCAAGAAGCGAGCAAGTTGCATAAGCCTTTTAAACCGGTCCTGGACTATACTTACTTCAAATGTCCAGCTCTATTCAAGCAACCGAGCACCCCGTTGCCTTCCACTGTGTACCAATACTTTACTAGCAGTCATTGCAAAGGCGCCTTT CCCTCGACAATTGCTTCTGTGAATGGATGTGTGCAAGAAGGGTACGTGGAGATGCTGAATGCCCCAAAACTGATATCCCCTATGAAGATCAGTGGCAATGGTGATGGGAAGGAACACTTTGCCAACAAGTCTCTGAATTTT CCTCAGGCAGTTGCTGCTGTGAATGGATCTTGGTGTGAAGGGCATTTGGAGGTGCCGAAGGCTACAAAACTATCGTCTCCAGTGAAGCTCGGTAGCAATGGTAAAGGAAAGGATCTGTCGTCCAGCAGTTCGCTTCAG AAGCCAGGATCCCCTAGCCCGAAGGTCTCAACCACTATGGAAGCGAACGCACAGTGA